Proteins encoded together in one Juglans regia cultivar Chandler chromosome 9, Walnut 2.0, whole genome shotgun sequence window:
- the LOC108986569 gene encoding uncharacterized protein LOC108986569, translating to MADKSSKHRRLGSMPTISFGEKTVKGVLNPHDDVLVVTLLIANYTTKRILIDNGSSIDILFWHAFAKMGISPNRLSPSSYNDILGHPTLNNLKVVTYTYHLKMKFPTETGIGKSQGEQILARKCYVQELRAGAPNVCVAENLERKPPPPPLIIASQDMEARDENNLMQAEANEPLKMR from the exons ATGGCGGATAAATCATCCAAACACCGCAGATTGGGTTCCATGCCTACTATCTCTTTTGGAGAAAAGACTGTCAAAGGGGTCCTAAACCCCCATGATGACGTCTTGGTAGTCACCTTGTTAATTGCAAACTACACGACCAAGCGGATCCTAATCGACAATGGGAGCTCAATTGACATCTTATTCTGGCATGCCTTCGCCAAAATGGGCATTAGCCCCAATAGGCTAT CCCCGTCATCCTACAATGACATATTAGGACACCCAACTTTGAATAATTTGAAGGTTGTCACTTATACCTACCACTTAAAAATGAAGTTTCCAACGGAGACTGGCATCGGCAAGAGCCAGGGAGAGCAAATCCTAGCACGAAAATGCTATGTGCAGGAACTCAGAGCAGGAGCGCCAAACGTATGTGTCGCGGAAAATTTGGAAAGGAAGCCGCCACCCCCACCATTAATCATAGCTAGCCAAGACATGGAAGCAAGGGATGAGAACAATCTGATGCAGGCAGAGGCAAACGAGCCTCTAAAGATGAGATAG
- the LOC108986584 gene encoding protein PLASTID TRANSCRIPTIONALLY ACTIVE 10: MQILQVPNFFTFPKTLNPTSKAQHHRTCLPLQPNSLIFFSNPTRPSTFTASCLASDEFPVDETFIQKFGPKDRETEDEARTRNWVERGWAPWEEILTPEADFARKSLNEGEEVPLQSPEAIEAFKMLKPSYRKKKMEAMGLTEDDYYRKQFEIKGDIPEPLETVWGAPLVVQLVPPRDWPPRGWEVDRKELEYIREAHKLQAVRVELEDLEKEVRTETEDMCLDRYRMFLKQYNEWVEANKDRLEEESYKDDQDYYPGRRKRGKDYKEGMYELPFYSPGQICLGKVTTLHLYQGAFVDIGGVYDGWVPIKGNDWYWIRHHIKVGMHVIVEILAKRDPYRFRFPIEMRFVQPNIDHLIFNRFDFPPIFHRDATNLDELRRDSGRPPVPRKDPGDKPEEEPLLSNHPYVDKLWQIHVAEQMIMDDLEANPEKYKDKKLSELSDDEDFDEENSVVYTKAYYKKSLIPKMILKTSVKDLDLEAAFAEREFHNKLRREAKERGEGYKITKLRRNIEMDEYDLIHWHRSFEEREALIRDISCRQALGLPLEEPGRYKDASFFGKDKYDPSNPLYRYDYWGEPKNSEKSRQERMTDAHNKSIVGKGTVWHEMSYEDCIKQQMQREARAKELAQEETHDGASKGGHDYEDDDDDEDDDDDDDDFDFSILQEYSGNSSNQPHVNGTESSIISDEGIFED, encoded by the exons ATGCAAATCCTCCAAGTTCCGAATTTCTTTACCTTCCCTAAAACCCTGAACCCTACCTCCAAGGCGCAACACCACCGTACATGTCTTCCTCTCCAACCCAACTCGCTAATTTTCTTCTCCAACCCCACAAGACCTTCCACCTTCACAGCCAGCTGCCTCGCCTCCGATGAGTTCCCCGTCGATGAGACCTTCATCCAGAAATTTGGCCCCAAAGACAGAGAAACTGAAGACGAAGCGCGAACGCGCAACTGGGTCGAGCGCGGCTGGGCCCCCTGGGAAGAAATCCTCACCCCTGAAGCGGATTTCGCCCGGAAAAGCTTGAACGAAGGCGAAGAAGTCCCTCTCCAAAGCCCAGAAGCCATCGAAGCGTTCAAAATGCTCAAACCTAGTTACCgaaagaagaagatggaggCAATGGGGCTGACCGAGGACGATTATTATCGGAAACAGTTTGAGATCAAGGGAGATATACCGGAGCCTCTGGAGACGGTGTGGGGGGCGCCGTTGGTGGTACAGCTCGTGCCGCCCCGGGATTGGCCGCCGCGGGGTTGGGAGGTCGATCGGAAGGAGCTAGAGTACATAAGGGAAGCGCATAAGCTGCAGGCTGTGAGGGTGGAGTTGGAGGACTTGGAGAAGGAGGTGAGGACGGAGACTGAGGACATGTGTTTGGATAGGTACAGGATGTTCTTGAAGCAGTACAATGAGTGGGTTGAGGCGAATAAGGATAGATTGGAGGAGGAATCTTATAAG GATGACCAAGATTACTATCCAGGTAGGAGGAAAAGAGGCAAGGACTACAAAGAGGGAATG TATGAGCTTCCATTTTATTCTCCAGGACAA ATTTGTTTAGGGAAAGTGACTACTTTGCACCTTTATCAAGGAGCATTCGTTGACATTGGTGGTGTATATGATGG GTGGGTTCCCATAAAAGGTAATGATTGGTATTGGATTCGCCATCACATAAAAGTTGGTATGCACGTCATAGTTGAAATTCTG GCAAAACGAGATCCTTACCGTTTTCGGTTTCCCATCGAAATGCGATTTGTCCAGCCAAACATAGATCACCTGAT CTTTAACAGATTTGACTTTCCGCCTATATTTCATCGTGATGCTACTAATCTAGATGAGTTACGG CGTGATAGTGGAAGACCTCCAGTTCCTAGAAAAGATCCAGGAGACAAACCGGAAGAGGAACCTTTGTTGTCAAATCATCCTTATGTTGATAAG TTGTGGCAGATACATGTTGCTGAGCAAATGATTATGGATGATTTGGAGGCTAATCCTGAGAAAtacaaagacaaaaaattatCGGAGTTATCCGATGATGAGGATTTTGATGAGGAAAACAGTGTTGTTTATACTAAAGCCTATTATAAGAAATCTTTAATACCAAAAATGATTTTG AAAACAAGTGTAAAAGACCTTGACTTGGAGGCTGCCTTCGCTGAGCGTGAG TTCCATAACAAACTAAGAAGGGAAGCAAAAGAAAGAGGAGAGGGATACAAAATTACCAAGCTTAGACGAAATATTGAAATGGATGAATATGACTTGATACATTGGCATCGATCATTTGAGGAAAGAGAAGCTTTGATCAGAGACATCAGTTG CCGTCAAGCACTTGGTCTGCCATTGGAAGAGCCGGGAAGGTACAAAGATGCTAGTTTCTTTGGGAAGGATAAGTATGACCCTTCAAACCCTCTATATCGTTATGACTACTGGGGAGAACCCAAGAACTCTGAGAAGAGCAGGCAAGAGCGGATGACAGATGCCCACAACAAATCTATTGTGGGTAAGGGTACTGTCTGGCACGAGATGTCATACGAAGACTGCATCAAGCAGCAGATGCAAAGAGAAGCCCGTGCCAAGGAATTGGCTCAAGAAGAAACTCATGATGGCGCGTCAAAAGGAGGTCACgattatgaagatgatgatgatgatgaagatgatgacgacgacgacgacgattTTGATTTCAGCATTTTACAAGAATATAGTGGTAATTCTTCAAATCAACCTCATGTTAATGGGACTGAATCTTCAATAATTTCAGATGAGGGTATATTCGAGGATTAA
- the LOC108986581 gene encoding 3-oxoacyl-[acyl-carrier-protein] reductase 4 isoform X2 — protein MAAAAIAFSSTGAPAKLSQFSRLRPPIFASLRLPRLSSHFGFGTSSSSSDCASCCAGLRAQVAAVEQPSVGVAQNVEAPVVVVTGASRGIGKAIALNLGKAGCKVLVNYARSSKEAEEVSKEIEACGGQALTYGGDVSKEGDVELMIKTAVDAWGTIDVLINNAGITRDGLLMRMKKSQWQEVVDLNLTGVFLCTQAAAKIMMKKRKGRIINIASVVGLVGNAGQANYSAAKAGVIGFTKSVAKEYASRNINVNAVAPGFIASDMTGKLGEDIEKKILQTIPLGRYGQPEEVAGMVEFLALNPAASYITGQVFTIDGGMVM, from the exons ATGGCCGCCGCCGCTATTGCCTTCAGCTCTACTGGAGCCCCGGCGAAGCTCTCCCAATTCTCTCGCCTCCGCCCTCCGATCTTCGCCTCACTTCGACTGCCTCGCCTCTCCTCTCATTTCGGATTCGGaacctcctcctcttcctccg ATTGTGCGAGTTGCTGTGCAGGCTTGAGAGCTCAGGTTGCAGCAGTTGAGCAACCGAGTGTAGGTGTTGCTCAGAATGTGGAAGCTCCGGTGGTTGTTGTCACTGGGGCTTCTAGAGGCATCGGAAAGGCCATTGCCTTAAATCTCGGAAAAGCTGGTTGTAAG GTCCTAGTAAACTATGCAAGGTCGTCAAAGGAAGCTGAAGAAGTTTCCAAGGAG ATTGAGGCATGTGGCGGCCAAGCTCTTACCTATGGGGGTGACGTTTCAAAAGAAGGTGACGTAGAATTGATGATTAAAACT GCAGTTGACGCATGGGGAACTATAGATGTCTTGATAAATAATGCAG GAATAACTCGAGATGGGTTATTGATGAGAATGAAAAAATCACAATGGCAGGAGGTTGTTGATCTAAATCTTACTGGCGTATTTCTCTGCACACAG GCTGCAGCCAAAATTAtgatgaaaaagagaaag GGAAGAATAATCAATATAGCATCTGTTGTTGGTCTGGTTGGCAATGCTGGACAAGCAAACTACAGTGCTGCTAAAGCCGGGGTAATTGGATTTACAAAGAGTGTTGCAAAGGAATATGCAAGCAGGAATATTAAT GTTAATGCCGTGGCTCCTGGGTTTATTGCCTCTGATATGACTGGCAAGCTTGGAGAAGACATAGAGAAGAAAATCTTGCAGACTATCCCATTAG GGCGGTATGGCCAACCTGAAGAAGTTGCAGGAATGGTGGAATTCTTGGCGCTTAATCCAGCTGCCAGTTACATTACTGGGCAG GTCTTCACCATTGATGGAGGAATGGTGATGTAG
- the LOC108986581 gene encoding 3-oxoacyl-[acyl-carrier-protein] reductase 4 isoform X4: MAAAAIAFSSTGAPAKLSQFSRLRPPIFASLRLPRLSSHFGFGTSSSSSGLRAQVAAVEQPSVGVAQNVEAPVVVVTGASRGIGKAIALNLGKAGCKVLVNYARSSKEAEEVSKEIEACGGQALTYGGDVSKEGDVELMIKTAVDAWGTIDVLINNAGITRDGLLMRMKKSQWQEVVDLNLTGVFLCTQAAAKIMMKKRKGRIINIASVVGLVGNAGQANYSAAKAGVIGFTKSVAKEYASRNINVNAVAPGFIASDMTGKLGEDIEKKILQTIPLGRYGQPEEVAGMVEFLALNPAASYITGQVFTIDGGMVM, translated from the exons ATGGCCGCCGCCGCTATTGCCTTCAGCTCTACTGGAGCCCCGGCGAAGCTCTCCCAATTCTCTCGCCTCCGCCCTCCGATCTTCGCCTCACTTCGACTGCCTCGCCTCTCCTCTCATTTCGGATTCGGaacctcctcctcttcctccg GCTTGAGAGCTCAGGTTGCAGCAGTTGAGCAACCGAGTGTAGGTGTTGCTCAGAATGTGGAAGCTCCGGTGGTTGTTGTCACTGGGGCTTCTAGAGGCATCGGAAAGGCCATTGCCTTAAATCTCGGAAAAGCTGGTTGTAAG GTCCTAGTAAACTATGCAAGGTCGTCAAAGGAAGCTGAAGAAGTTTCCAAGGAG ATTGAGGCATGTGGCGGCCAAGCTCTTACCTATGGGGGTGACGTTTCAAAAGAAGGTGACGTAGAATTGATGATTAAAACT GCAGTTGACGCATGGGGAACTATAGATGTCTTGATAAATAATGCAG GAATAACTCGAGATGGGTTATTGATGAGAATGAAAAAATCACAATGGCAGGAGGTTGTTGATCTAAATCTTACTGGCGTATTTCTCTGCACACAG GCTGCAGCCAAAATTAtgatgaaaaagagaaag GGAAGAATAATCAATATAGCATCTGTTGTTGGTCTGGTTGGCAATGCTGGACAAGCAAACTACAGTGCTGCTAAAGCCGGGGTAATTGGATTTACAAAGAGTGTTGCAAAGGAATATGCAAGCAGGAATATTAAT GTTAATGCCGTGGCTCCTGGGTTTATTGCCTCTGATATGACTGGCAAGCTTGGAGAAGACATAGAGAAGAAAATCTTGCAGACTATCCCATTAG GGCGGTATGGCCAACCTGAAGAAGTTGCAGGAATGGTGGAATTCTTGGCGCTTAATCCAGCTGCCAGTTACATTACTGGGCAG GTCTTCACCATTGATGGAGGAATGGTGATGTAG
- the LOC108986581 gene encoding 3-oxoacyl-[acyl-carrier-protein] reductase 4 isoform X1 — protein MAAAAIAFSSTGAPAKLSQFSRLRPPIFASLRLPRLSSHFGFGTSSSSSDCASCCAGLRAQVAAVEQPSVGVAQNVEAPVVVVTGASRGIGKAIALNLGKAGCKVLVNYARSSKEAEEVSKEIEACGGQALTYGGDVSKEGDVELMIKTAVDAWGTIDVLINNAGITRDGLLMRMKKSQWQEVVDLNLTGVFLCTQAAAKIMMKKRKGRIINIASVVGLVGNAGQANYSAAKAGVIGFTKSVAKEYASRNINVNAVAPGFIASDMTGKLGEDIEKKILQTIPLGRYGQPEEVAGMVEFLALNPAASYITGQGFKYVYVLLIAGLHH, from the exons ATGGCCGCCGCCGCTATTGCCTTCAGCTCTACTGGAGCCCCGGCGAAGCTCTCCCAATTCTCTCGCCTCCGCCCTCCGATCTTCGCCTCACTTCGACTGCCTCGCCTCTCCTCTCATTTCGGATTCGGaacctcctcctcttcctccg ATTGTGCGAGTTGCTGTGCAGGCTTGAGAGCTCAGGTTGCAGCAGTTGAGCAACCGAGTGTAGGTGTTGCTCAGAATGTGGAAGCTCCGGTGGTTGTTGTCACTGGGGCTTCTAGAGGCATCGGAAAGGCCATTGCCTTAAATCTCGGAAAAGCTGGTTGTAAG GTCCTAGTAAACTATGCAAGGTCGTCAAAGGAAGCTGAAGAAGTTTCCAAGGAG ATTGAGGCATGTGGCGGCCAAGCTCTTACCTATGGGGGTGACGTTTCAAAAGAAGGTGACGTAGAATTGATGATTAAAACT GCAGTTGACGCATGGGGAACTATAGATGTCTTGATAAATAATGCAG GAATAACTCGAGATGGGTTATTGATGAGAATGAAAAAATCACAATGGCAGGAGGTTGTTGATCTAAATCTTACTGGCGTATTTCTCTGCACACAG GCTGCAGCCAAAATTAtgatgaaaaagagaaag GGAAGAATAATCAATATAGCATCTGTTGTTGGTCTGGTTGGCAATGCTGGACAAGCAAACTACAGTGCTGCTAAAGCCGGGGTAATTGGATTTACAAAGAGTGTTGCAAAGGAATATGCAAGCAGGAATATTAAT GTTAATGCCGTGGCTCCTGGGTTTATTGCCTCTGATATGACTGGCAAGCTTGGAGAAGACATAGAGAAGAAAATCTTGCAGACTATCCCATTAG GGCGGTATGGCCAACCTGAAGAAGTTGCAGGAATGGTGGAATTCTTGGCGCTTAATCCAGCTGCCAGTTACATTACTGGGCAG GGGTTCAAGTATGTGTACGTACTCTTGATTGCAGGTCTTCACCATTGA
- the LOC108986581 gene encoding 3-oxoacyl-[acyl-carrier-protein] reductase 4 isoform X3: MAAAAIAFSSTGAPAKLSQFSRLRPPIFASLRLPRLSSHFGFGTSSSSSGLRAQVAAVEQPSVGVAQNVEAPVVVVTGASRGIGKAIALNLGKAGCKVLVNYARSSKEAEEVSKEIEACGGQALTYGGDVSKEGDVELMIKTAVDAWGTIDVLINNAGITRDGLLMRMKKSQWQEVVDLNLTGVFLCTQAAAKIMMKKRKGRIINIASVVGLVGNAGQANYSAAKAGVIGFTKSVAKEYASRNINVNAVAPGFIASDMTGKLGEDIEKKILQTIPLGRYGQPEEVAGMVEFLALNPAASYITGQGFKYVYVLLIAGLHH, translated from the exons ATGGCCGCCGCCGCTATTGCCTTCAGCTCTACTGGAGCCCCGGCGAAGCTCTCCCAATTCTCTCGCCTCCGCCCTCCGATCTTCGCCTCACTTCGACTGCCTCGCCTCTCCTCTCATTTCGGATTCGGaacctcctcctcttcctccg GCTTGAGAGCTCAGGTTGCAGCAGTTGAGCAACCGAGTGTAGGTGTTGCTCAGAATGTGGAAGCTCCGGTGGTTGTTGTCACTGGGGCTTCTAGAGGCATCGGAAAGGCCATTGCCTTAAATCTCGGAAAAGCTGGTTGTAAG GTCCTAGTAAACTATGCAAGGTCGTCAAAGGAAGCTGAAGAAGTTTCCAAGGAG ATTGAGGCATGTGGCGGCCAAGCTCTTACCTATGGGGGTGACGTTTCAAAAGAAGGTGACGTAGAATTGATGATTAAAACT GCAGTTGACGCATGGGGAACTATAGATGTCTTGATAAATAATGCAG GAATAACTCGAGATGGGTTATTGATGAGAATGAAAAAATCACAATGGCAGGAGGTTGTTGATCTAAATCTTACTGGCGTATTTCTCTGCACACAG GCTGCAGCCAAAATTAtgatgaaaaagagaaag GGAAGAATAATCAATATAGCATCTGTTGTTGGTCTGGTTGGCAATGCTGGACAAGCAAACTACAGTGCTGCTAAAGCCGGGGTAATTGGATTTACAAAGAGTGTTGCAAAGGAATATGCAAGCAGGAATATTAAT GTTAATGCCGTGGCTCCTGGGTTTATTGCCTCTGATATGACTGGCAAGCTTGGAGAAGACATAGAGAAGAAAATCTTGCAGACTATCCCATTAG GGCGGTATGGCCAACCTGAAGAAGTTGCAGGAATGGTGGAATTCTTGGCGCTTAATCCAGCTGCCAGTTACATTACTGGGCAG GGGTTCAAGTATGTGTACGTACTCTTGATTGCAGGTCTTCACCATTGA